The following nucleotide sequence is from Streptomyces xiamenensis.
ACCAGTCGATCTGCGAGGTGACGTCCGGGCCCAGCGGCTCGTTCATCCATTCGGGCCGCTGGAAGAGCAGATCGGGTGACCACCACACGACCGGGTCGGAGGCGTTCTGGAGGTAGATCACCCGCGGTTCCTCCCAGGGGCCCGGTTCCAGCAGCAGGTCCCGCTCGGGGAACTGGGCGAACCGTACGTGCCTCCCGCCGTCGTACACCGGGCGCCACACGGGGCTGCCGGGGTCGCGGCCGGCGGTGAGTTCGCTGTGGAGCGGGGAGAAGTCGGGCGGGCCGACCAGCAGCGCGCCGTCGGTGCGGGCGAGCAGATCCTCCAGGCCGTCGAAGGCGTCCTCGATGGCGGTGACGGCGAGGGACTCGCCGAAGACGACGAGCTTGGGGCGGTTGTCCTCGGGCAGCTGTGACCAGTGCTCCCACACGGCGTCCACCAGTTCGCGGGTGGCGTTGCCGGCCTCCTCGCGGTCCACCACGAACGAGGCCCAGCTGGGGAGGTAGGAGTACTGCATGGTGACGACCGCGGTGTCGCCGCCGTGCATGAACTCCAGCGCCTCCACCGTGGTGGGGTTGATCCAGCCGGTGCCGGTGGTGCCGGCGATGGCGAGCACCTCGCGGTCGAAGGCCCCGGTGCGCTCCAGTTCCCGCACGGCCAGCGCGGCGCCGTCCGGGTACGCGCCGTAGGCGGCGCGGCCCACGTACACCCGGATGGGCGGCTGGGCGGGGCGCCCGGTGAACTGGGTGATCTCCTCGGTGGACAGCACCGTTCCGGTGAAGGTGCGGCCCTTGTTGCCGAGGTCCTCCCAGGAGATCAGCGAGTCGGGGCTGCCGGAGACCATGGGGGAGTACGGGCGCATCACGCCGTCGTCGGTGCTGCGGTCCTTGGCCGCGGAGAGCCGGTCGGCGATGGTGAGTACGCCGCGGTCCCACACCACGTCGCGGGTGCCGTAGACCACGATGAGGCTGGTGAGGGCCAGGCCGAGGGCGACGGCCAGCGGCCAGGGCACGAAGCGGTTGAGCCAGCGGGTGATCAGGCGGGTCAGCAGCCGGATGGCGCGGGCGACGGCCACGAAGAGCACCAGCACACCGAGCGAGATCAGCGCGATCATGAGGGAGTGCCAGGTCAGGGTGGGTGGCAGTTCCTGGAGCCGGCGCAGTTCGCGCTGCATGTCGGCGCTGCGGCCGAGCATGATCGCGACCGCGAACGGGAGCAGCAGTTCGTACCCCAGCCAGGCGCGGGCACGAAGGCGGGGGCTGGGCTGCCAGGGCAGTAGCCGGTAGAGCGAGGAGACGGTGGAGCCCAGGCCGTAGCCGATGGCGGCGGTGATGCCGCCGATGGCGCCCTGGTAGTACCAGGGGCGCGGCACCAGGGAGGGGGTGAGGGAGAGCCAGAAGAAGAAGGTGGCGACCAGGCAGGCGGTGAGGTCGGGCCAGCGGCGCATCAGCCATTCGGAGCTGGGCCGGTCCCAGTAGGGCTTGCGGGCGTAGCCGAGGGCCAGGTCCGTGGTGCGGCGGGTGGCGGTGTGCAGCGCGGCGCCGGCGCGTTCGGCCACGGTGAATGGGGGTGCGGGAGGGGCGGGAGAGGTGGCCGGGTCCGCTGGGGCTGCGGGCTGCGGGGTGCCCCCGTCGTCGCCGTCCCCCGAGGTGTGCTGCATTGTCTGTCTCCGACCGCTCCCTATGGCGTGACTCCCCGTGTCCACGCGCCAGTGGGACAGACGCAGCGGTAATGGGCCGAGTTGCTTGCTTCCGCGTTGAACAAACTACAGGTCTTGACGGAGTCCAATCGGTTGCCGATGCGACGGGACCGCGATTCGCTGGTCGGGACCCGCAGTCGGGAGGAGGCTTCGCCATGGACCACACCACCAACAACGCCGGCGTACCGGTGGAGAGCGACGAGCACTCACTGACGGTTTCGCCGGACGGTCCCGTCCTGCTCCAGGACCACTATCTGATCGAGAAGATGGCGCAGTTCAACCGGGAGCGGGTGCCGGAACGGGTGGTGCACGCCAAGGGCGGCGGCGCGTACGGCACCTTCACGGTGACCGGGGACGTGAGCGAGCTGACCCGGGCCGACCTGTTCCAGCCGGGGCGGCGCACCCGGATGCTGGCGCGGTTCTCGACGGTGGCGGGGGAGCAGGGCAGCCCGGACAGCTGGCGGGACCCGCGCGGCTTCGCGCTGAAGTTCTACACCCAGGAGGGGAACTACGACCTGGTCGGGAACAACACTCCGGTGTTCTTCGTCCGCGACCCGCAGAAGTTCCAGGACTTCATCCGCTCGCAGAAGCGTCACCCGGGCAGTGGATTGCGCGACCACGACATGCAGTGGGACTTCTGGACCCTGTCGCCGGAGTCGGCGCACATGGTCACGTGGCTGATGGGCGACCGGGGCATCCCGCGCACCTGGCGGCACATGAACGGGTACGGCTCCCACACCTACCTGTGGGTGAACGCGGCCGGCGAGCGGCACTGGGTGAAGTACCACCTGAAGACGGACCAGGGCATCGACTTCCTCACCCAGACGGAGGCGGACGAGCTGGCGGGCCAGGACGCGGACGCGCACCGCCGCGACCTGTACACGGCGATCGACCGCGGCGAGGCGCCGACCTGGACGATGTACGTGCAGGCGATGCCGTTCGAGGACGCGCCCGACTACCGCTTCAACCCCTTCGACCTCACCAAGGTGTGGCCGCACGGCGACTACCCGCTGATCGAGGTGGGCCGGATGCGGCTGGAGGAGAACCCGGAGGACTACTTCGTCCACATCGAGCAGGCCGCCTTCGAGCCGTCCTCGCTGGTGCCGGGGATCGGGCCCTCGCCGGACAAGATGCTGCTGGGCCGGCTGTTCTCCTATCCGGACACCCACCGCTACCGCATCGGCCCCAACTACGCCCAGCTGCCGCCGAACCGTCCGGTCGTCCCGGTGCGCTCGTACGCCAAGGACGGCCCGATGCGCTACGAGCCGGCCAGGACGGCGGCACCGTACGCGCCGAACTCCTACGGTGGCCCGGCCGCCGACACCGCCCGGTACGGGGAGCCGGCCGGCTGGCGGACGGCGGGCGAGATGGTGCGGGCCGCGTACACGCTGCACTCCGAGGACGACGACTTCGGGCAGGCCGGGACGATGGTGCGCACCGTGCTGGACGACGCGGCCAGGACGCGTCTGGTGAGCAATGTGGCCGGCCATCTGAAGGAGGACGTGAGCCCGCCGGTGCTGCGCCGCGCGCTGGACTACTGGCGCAGCGTCGACGCCGCCATCGGGGACCGCATCGCGGCGGAAGTCAACGGCGCTTAGCCCATTCGGGGTTGGTGCTGCGCAGGGCCCTTGATCATTGATGCAGGTCAAGGGCTATGCAATCTGGGTATACACGCGGTTTATACGTGGTGTGTATAGTGACGGCCATGTCCATCGGTCACACCCTGCTCGCGCTCCTGGAAGCCGGCCCCAGACACGGCTACGACCTCAAGCGCACCTTCGACGATCACTTCGGCCAGGACCGCCCGCTGCACTACGGGCAGGTCTACTCCACGATGTCCCGGCTGCTGAAGAACGGCCTGGTCGAGGTCGACGGCATCGAGGCGGGTGGCGGACCCGAGCGCAAGCGCTACGCCATCACCGACGCCGGCATCACCGACGTCGACGCCTGGCTCGGCACCCCCGAGAAGCCCGAGCCCTACCTCCAGTCCACGCTCTACACCAAGGTCGTCCTCGCTCTGCTCACCCGGCGCGACGCCAACCGGATCCTGGACACCCAGCGTGCCGAACACCTGCGGCTGATGCGGCAGCTCACCCGGCGCAAGAGCAGCGGCGACCTCGCCGACCAGCTCATCTGCGACCACGCCCTGTTCCATCTCGAAGCCGATCTGCGCTGGCTCGAAATGGCCGCCGCACGCCTGGAACGGCTCGCCAAGGAGATCCACCCGTGACAGCCCTGCTCACCGCGAACGACCTGCACAAGTCCTACGCCAGCACCCCCGCCCTCGCCGGCGCCGACTTCTCCATCGACGCCGGCGAAGTCGTCGCCGTCATGGGCCCCTCCGGATCCGGCAAGTCCACCCTGCTGCACTGCCTGGCCGGCCTGGTCCCGCCCGACCAGGGCACCGTCCGCTACCAGGGCCGCGACCTGGCCGCCCTCTCGGACGCCGAACGCAGCGCCCTGCGCCGCGCCGACTTCGGCTTCGTCTTCCAGTTCGGCCGGCTCGTCCCCGAACTGAGCTGCGTCGAGAACGTCGCCCTCCCGCTGCGCCTCACCGGCACCAAGCGCAAGGAGGCCGAGGCCCGCGCCACCGAATGGCTCGCCCGCCTGGAAGTGGACGACGTACGCCACCACCGCCCCGGGCAGGTCTCCGGCGGCCAGGGCCAGCGCGTCGCCGTCGCCCGTGCCCTCGTCAACAACCCGCGGGTGGTCTTCGCCGACGAGCCCACCGGCGCTCTCGACTCCCTCAACGGCGAACGTGTCATGCAACTGCTCGTCGAGGCCGCCC
It contains:
- a CDS encoding ABC transporter ATP-binding protein codes for the protein MTALLTANDLHKSYASTPALAGADFSIDAGEVVAVMGPSGSGKSTLLHCLAGLVPPDQGTVRYQGRDLAALSDAERSALRRADFGFVFQFGRLVPELSCVENVALPLRLTGTKRKEAEARATEWLARLEVDDVRHHRPGQVSGGQGQRVAVARALVNNPRVVFADEPTGALDSLNGERVMQLLVEAAQESAAAIVLVTHESRVAAFSDREVVVRDGKARDMAGAA
- a CDS encoding catalase; its protein translation is MDHTTNNAGVPVESDEHSLTVSPDGPVLLQDHYLIEKMAQFNRERVPERVVHAKGGGAYGTFTVTGDVSELTRADLFQPGRRTRMLARFSTVAGEQGSPDSWRDPRGFALKFYTQEGNYDLVGNNTPVFFVRDPQKFQDFIRSQKRHPGSGLRDHDMQWDFWTLSPESAHMVTWLMGDRGIPRTWRHMNGYGSHTYLWVNAAGERHWVKYHLKTDQGIDFLTQTEADELAGQDADAHRRDLYTAIDRGEAPTWTMYVQAMPFEDAPDYRFNPFDLTKVWPHGDYPLIEVGRMRLEENPEDYFVHIEQAAFEPSSLVPGIGPSPDKMLLGRLFSYPDTHRYRIGPNYAQLPPNRPVVPVRSYAKDGPMRYEPARTAAPYAPNSYGGPAADTARYGEPAGWRTAGEMVRAAYTLHSEDDDFGQAGTMVRTVLDDAARTRLVSNVAGHLKEDVSPPVLRRALDYWRSVDAAIGDRIAAEVNGA
- a CDS encoding alpha/beta hydrolase — protein: MAERAGAALHTATRRTTDLALGYARKPYWDRPSSEWLMRRWPDLTACLVATFFFWLSLTPSLVPRPWYYQGAIGGITAAIGYGLGSTVSSLYRLLPWQPSPRLRARAWLGYELLLPFAVAIMLGRSADMQRELRRLQELPPTLTWHSLMIALISLGVLVLFVAVARAIRLLTRLITRWLNRFVPWPLAVALGLALTSLIVVYGTRDVVWDRGVLTIADRLSAAKDRSTDDGVMRPYSPMVSGSPDSLISWEDLGNKGRTFTGTVLSTEEITQFTGRPAQPPIRVYVGRAAYGAYPDGAALAVRELERTGAFDREVLAIAGTTGTGWINPTTVEALEFMHGGDTAVVTMQYSYLPSWASFVVDREEAGNATRELVDAVWEHWSQLPEDNRPKLVVFGESLAVTAIEDAFDGLEDLLARTDGALLVGPPDFSPLHSELTAGRDPGSPVWRPVYDGGRHVRFAQFPERDLLLEPGPWEEPRVIYLQNASDPVVWWSPDLLFQRPEWMNEPLGPDVTSQIDWFPFVTFWQTTVDMAVSYGSPAPHGHRYGSNPVDAWAYIAPSEGWSQPLTDALSVLLEARHPPQHGWAG
- a CDS encoding PadR family transcriptional regulator, whose product is MSIGHTLLALLEAGPRHGYDLKRTFDDHFGQDRPLHYGQVYSTMSRLLKNGLVEVDGIEAGGGPERKRYAITDAGITDVDAWLGTPEKPEPYLQSTLYTKVVLALLTRRDANRILDTQRAEHLRLMRQLTRRKSSGDLADQLICDHALFHLEADLRWLEMAAARLERLAKEIHP